The sequence ACTACCATTGGCACAGCCAACTGTTTCGCAACACTTGAAAGAATTGAAAAACGCTGGCTTAATCAAAGGAAATATTGAAGGAAATACGATTTGTTATTGTGTGAATGAAAAAGGGATTGAAAAATTAAGCAATTATTTTTCAGGTTTTCACTCCAAATTAAATAAGCAAGAAAATAAATGTTGTTAAATCAAAAATATAAGAACAATGAACAATAACGAACAAATTAAAGAAACGGTTAAGCAAAAATACAGTGAAATTGCTTTGCAGGACAATGAAACAAATGCTACTTCTTGTTGTGGCAGTG is a genomic window of Bacteroidia bacterium containing:
- a CDS encoding metalloregulator ArsR/SmtB family transcription factor — its product is MKNDYTESQQEIATLFKALGHPARVAIMEHLLKINACIVGDIVDELPLAQPTVSQHLKELKNAGLIKGNIEGNTICYCVNEKGIEKLSNYFSGFHSKLNKQENKCC